One Setaria italica strain Yugu1 chromosome II, Setaria_italica_v2.0, whole genome shotgun sequence DNA segment encodes these proteins:
- the LOC101769809 gene encoding uncharacterized protein LOC101769809: MWSTVVLLGGFIDDLLFKEFWVLTALSFLLAFRMAKIADAELTKGIYLEEVEIIYTLLKQKWFEAHVKVLIVLLVVLGLKGFFIMCFILLYYLSPFVNLGVAVWRLVQRDYGDAGGDIGNRSKLNAALDIFYGLILFQSLFAFYYIVIDLVDDGTSRTEKHCGLEERREDIVRIYCSETARKFRKDGGLPDNWNLIAYGVEKLQSASGDDDHLWGARVLDQLFCKDKSVRQKLLSSRISVQNLIGMIGLRGTADNVENRERAARIVAHLASDLNIAHFPDTLQCICSLLESCNKQSCESQATGPSEEPEDQNGADTVLQIKDQTEYEFGGPKELVSQGLLILEGLTQDEENCAEISKHRRLLSKITSPLSSPDFLNIVREDTMVVRMLSKSLTALSRILACPGDGATRLRQELASTTEAVSNLMAILETGSGAAQELHRQALEILTELAFDDSFKKLEFNKLLKALLCIFLDENATRLIMGKAGEALARLLPVSTAREREVNVADIISKQEAINLLTKVLDQILSSKLGTSADAVEIFLKKQPPEKSEERNFMAAMLSLAVVICNENVISREDFARSTPEDAALAEKLKYILEVNKQCTTESECLRVVKLTCQMVIAMIQAKPSCIQYFNEHNFKEALTETLGTMSEVDNCMLFAGNDHEVIKPARSLASLVKEAQELLKTAQKQGN; the protein is encoded by the exons ATGTGGTCCACCGTCGTGCTCCTCGGAGGCTTCATCGACGATCTCCTGTTCAAGGAGTTCTGGGTCCTCACTGCACTCAGCTTCCTCTTGGCATTcag GATGGCGAAAATTGCTGACGCCGAGCTCACTAAAGGGATTTATTTGGAAGAGGTGGAAATCATTTATACTCTCTTGAAACAGAAATGGTTCGAGGCGCACGTGAAGGTTTTAATCGTGCTGCTTGTGGTGCTAGGACTGAAGGGGTTTTTTATCATGTGTTTTATCTTGCTCTATTATCTTTCGCCATTTGTGAACCTGGGTGTCGCAGTGTGGCGTCTTGTACAACGAGATTATGGCGATGCGGGTGGAGATATTGGCAACAGATCAAAACTGAACGCCGCACTAGACATCTTCTATGGCCTAATTCTGTTCCAGAGTTTATTCGCCTTCTACTACATAGTCATTGACTTGGTGGATGATGGAACATCACGAACGGAAAAACACTGTGGGCTTGAAGAAAGGCGTGAAGATATCGTTCGCATCTACTGTTCAGAAACAGCTAGGAAGTTTAGGAAGGACGGGGGGCTGCCTGACAATTGGAACTTGATCGCATACGGTGTAGAGAAGCTCCAGTCTGCATCTGGGGATGACGACCATCTATGGGGAGCAAGGGTGTTAGACCAGTTGTTCTGTAAGGATAAGTCTGTAAGACAGAAGCTACTGTCTTCCAGGATCTCGGTTCAGAATCTGATCGGTATGATTGGTCTGAGAGGCACAGCTGATAacgtcgagaacagagagcgtGCCGCAAGGATTGTAGCACACCTTGCCAGTGACCTCAATATAGCTCACTTCCCGGATACACTGCAATGCATCTGTTCCCTACTTGAAAGCTGTAATAAGCAATCTTGTGAGTCACAAGCTACCGGTCCGTCGGAGGAGCCAGAGGACCAAAATGGTGCTGACACAGTACTGCAGATCAAGGACCAAACTGAATATGAATTTGGAGGACCCAAAGAACTGGTTTCTCAAGGCCTGCTGATTCTCGAGGGGCTCACACAGGACGAAGAGAACTGTGCAGAGATAAGCAAACACCGAAGGCTGCTCTCTAAGATCACATCACCACTGAGCAGCCCTGACTTTCTCAACATTGTGCGGGAGGACACAATGGTTGTTCGAATGCTAAGTAAGTCACTCACAGCGTTAAGCAGGATACTTGCATGCCCTGGAGATGGCGCCACAAGGCTGCGCCAGGAACTTGCGAGTACCACAGAAGCTGTCAGCAATCTGATGGCTATTTTGGAGACTGGCAGTGGAGCTGCCCAAGAACTGCATAGACAAGCCCTGGAGATCCTGACGGAGTTAGCCTTTGATGATTCTTTCAAAAAGCTGGAGTTTAACAAGCTTCTCAAGGCCCTGCTATGCATCTTCCTTGATGAAAATGCCACCAGACTGATAATGGGAAAAGCAGGGGAAGCACTGGCCAGATTGCTTCCCGTTAGCACTGCAAGAGAAAGAGAAGTTAATGTTGCTGATATAATTTCCAAGCAAGAGGCGATCAATCTATTGACCAAG GTGCTCGATCAAATATTATCTAGTAAATTGGGAACAAGTGCAGATGCAGTGgaaatttttctgaaaaaacAGCCCCCAGAAAAATCCGAGGAAAGAAACTTTATGGCAGCCATGTTATCCCTCGCCGTGGTGATATGCAACGAAAATGTGATCAGTAGAGAAGATTTTGCTCGATCCACCCCTGAAGATGCAGCACTTGCGGAGAAGCTCAAATACATACTGGAAGTAAACAAGCAATGCACGACTGAGTCTGAGTGTCTGAGAGTAGTGAAACTTACCTGCCAGATGGTGATAGCTATGATTCAAGCCAAGCCCAGCTGCATCCAATATTTCAATGAACATAATTTCAAGGAAGCACTGACCGAGACTTTGGGAACCATGTCGGAGGTTGATAACTGCATGCTCTTTGCTGGGAATGATCATGAGGTGATCAAGCCAGCGAGGTCTCTCGCTTCTCTAGTGAAAGAAGCACAAGAACTCCTAAAGACAGCACAAAAACAGGGTAATTGA